The uncultured Paludibaculum sp. sequence TTTCCCGCAGGAGACCGAAGTCTGGGACCGCACCGGTCATGCCGCCTACCACGTATTCAGTCATCCGCTGGAGGATCGTGTGCCCATCGAGGGCGTCCCCACCGGCCGCCGCAACATCGGCTGGCGGCCCACGGAAGGGGCGACGCTCCTCTGGTGGGAAGCGCTGGATGGCGGCGATCCCAAGGCGAAGGCGCCCTATCGCGACAAGCTGATGATGCTGCGCGCACCGTTCACCGGACAGCCCACGGAGGTCTTCAAGACGCAGCATCGCGCCAGAGGGTTGCTGTTCGGCGAGACCGGCGGTCTGGCGTTGGTGAGCGACTACGACCGCGACCGCCGCTGGCTGCAGATGTTCCGGATCTATCTGGACGACCCCTCCGCGCAGGCCAAACTCGTCTCCTCCCGCAACGCTCAGGATCGATACAAAGATCCAGGGCAGCCGCTGATGAAGCGCTTGCCCACCGGCGGAATGGTCCTGCAACAGAGCGGGGACTACGTCTTTCTGGCCGGCACCGGAGCCACCCCGCAGGGTGACCGTCCGTTCCTCGACCGTCTGAACCTCAGGACCTGGGCAACCGAACACCTCTTCCGGGCCGGTGACCAGGGCTATGAGAGCGTCGTTGGCCTACTGAACTCGGACGGAACCCGGTTTCTTACGAGCTACGAGACGCCCACTACTCCTCCGAATCTCTACATCCGCCAGCAAGGCAGCGACACTCGGACGGCGGTGACGAGCTTCGAAGACCCCACGCCCATCCTGCGCAAGATCAAACGGCAGTTGGTCACCTATAAGCGCGACGACGGTGTGCAACTCTCCTTCACCCTATTTCTGCCGCCGGACTATCAGCCGGGCACACGGCTCCCCACGATCATCTGGGCCTATCCACTGGAGTACAACGACGCGGATACCGCCGGGCAGGTTGGCGGGTCGACGCAGCGCTTCGTCCAGATGCGCGGCATCTCGCAGTTGTTCCTTCTGCTGGGCGGCTACGCCATCCTGAACGACGCCACCATCCCCATCGTGGGCGATCCGGAGACGGTGAACAACACGTACCTCGAGCAACTCGTGGCCGGGGCCAAAGCAGCCATCGACAAGGCGGTGGAAATGGGCGTTACCGACCGCAACCGCGTGGGCGTCGGAGGCCATAGCTACGGCGCATTCATGACCGCCAATCTGCTGGCGCACAGCAACCTGTTCCGGGCCGGGGTGGCCCGTAGCGGCGCCTACAACCGCACGCTGACGCCGTTCGGATTCCAGAGCGAGCGGCGCACGTTCTGGCAGGCACGGGATACCTACATGAAGATGTCGCCGTTCACCTATGCGGACCAGATCAAAACCCCGATCCTGCTCATCCACGGCGAGGCTGACAATAACCCAGGCACATTCCCAATAAACAGCGAAAGGCTTTACCAGGCCATTCGGGGCCATGGCGGAACCGTACGGCTGGTGATGCTGCCGTTCGAATCTCACGGCTATGCGGCCCGGGAGAGCTCGGAACACACCGTTTGGGAGATGTTGACGTGGTTCGATAAGTACGTAAAAAATGCGCCCGCGCAGGCCAGCTCACGCTGATTCGAACGGGCCTATCTTAATAAAGCGCAACCCAATTAGGCCAACTTGCCGTCCTTCCCTATAGGAGGGACGGCAGATGATGCGATTTGCGATGACCATGGTGCTCGCCGCAGGCTTTGCTGGAGCCCAAACCGAAGCACCCGCATCTCAATGGAAAGATGTGGCCAAACAGATCGGCGGCGACGCCGCACTGATCCGGGTTGCGGCTCGGAGCGTGGCGTCTCTACAAGGCGGGCTGGCTGAGGATCTCGGCTTGCTGCGCGAGCAGATCGAAGGGCAGCAGTTGCGCGCGGCCCACATCCAGACCAAACTCTACGAAATCGAACGCGCACAATGCGCCGCCGGGCTCTACCAGGATTCAAAGCTCGACCAACTGAAGGAAACGGCCGACCGGCTGTCCGATCTCACGGCCATCCAGCGGGCGTCTCTGCGTGTACCCGACGGGAAGCCGGAATGGAAAGTACTGAAACGGCAGGCCAAATCCACCGAACAGGTAGCCCAGAGGATCGAAAAGGACATTGAAGCATTCGCTGACTAGGCAGCCGGAACCAGGAACGGGAGAAATCGATGTATCGTCTGATCTTTGCACTTGCCATCAGCCTGATCGTGGTAGGTCAGGTGCTCGCGGCGCAGTCTTCAAAAACCGTGGTCTCGGACGTCGTCCGGGCAGCAGGCACTGTCGCAAAAGCGGAGAAGACGCTGCAAAGCCTGCTGGAGCAGCCCACTACGGACCCCAAGCAGGCCGAAGCGCTGGTGCAGACGGCGCGTGGAACCGTCAAGACCATCAAAGAACTTTTGGATCAGTTGGATGCAAACTATGAGGCCTTGAACGAAGACCAGCGGTCCGCAGTCCGCGAGTCGTGGACAATCAGCGAATTGCTGAGCGCCTATGTCGACAACCAGCAGGACGACTTGGCCGGTCTGACGGATAAAGAACGGCGTGAGGACGCGCGTGAGAATGCCACGTGCGCCGTCCGGCGCGCCGAAATGCTGGTGAGTTCCGTGCGGCGACTGGCGAAATAGCCGCCATCCGGCGAGTGGGCTTCGTACAATGGAGGCCGGAGAGCCTTCATGTCTGTCGAAGCAATTCTCAAGAGACTGGGCATTCAGCCTTTGAATTCTGGAGCTTGTGGGGCTCGCTGGATTGAGTCCCCGGGCGGCGGTGAGTTGAGCAGTCTCAACCCAGCCACGGGAACGCCCATCGCCAGCGTCGCGATGGCGTCGGCCGCCGACTACGACTCCGTCATGGACGACGCCGCTGCGGTATTCGAACGGTGGCGCCTGCTACCCGCCCCCAAACGCGGTGAAATCGTCCGGCTCATCGGCGAGGAGCTGCGGCTCCACAAGGACGATCTTGGAGCCTTGGTTTCCCTGGAGATGGGCAAGATTCTGGCCGAGGGCAAGGGCGAAGTCCAGGAGATGATCGACATCGCCGACTTCGCCGTGGGCCTCTCCCGCCAACTCTACGGCCTTACCATGCACAGCGAGCGGCCCGGCCACCGCATGTACGAGCAGTGGCACCCGCTGGGCGTTGTGGGCGTCATCAGTGCTTTCAACTTTCCCGTCGCGGTGTGGAGCTGGAACGCTCTGATTGCCGCCGTTTGCGGCGATTGCGTCTTGTGGAAGCCGTCCTCGGAGACCCCACTGACGGCCATCGCGGTCCAACACATCTGCAATCGAGTACTGGAGCGCACCGGCTGGCAGGGCGTCTTCAGCCTCGTCATCGGCCGCGGTTCGACGGTGGGCGAGAAGATGCTGTCCGACAGACGCGTTCCACTGGTGAGCGCCACGGGCAGCTGCCAGATGGGCTACCGGGTGGCCGAGGTGGTGGGGCGGCGTCTGGCTCGCACTATTCTGGAACTCGGTGGAAACAACGGCATTATCGTCACTGAGGACGCCAACCTCGATCTGGCGCTGCGCGCCGTCCTGTTCGGCGCGGTGGGTACAGCCGGCCAGCGCTGCACGACAATTCGCCGTCTGTTCCTCCACAAATCCATCGCCGCGCCATTTGTTGAGCGGCTCAAGGCGGCCTATGCGCAGGTACGCATTGGCGACCCACTCGACACACACACGCTAATGGGGCCGCTGGTGAATCAATCGGCCGTCAACGAGATGCTCGACGGACTGGAGCGTGCGAAAGCGCAAGGTGCCGAAGTGCTTTACGGCGGGGCGGCGGTTGTACAGAACGGCGGCTATTTCGTTCAGCCGACGTTGGTGAAAGCGAGCGCCTTCATGCCCATCGTGAGCGAGGAGATCTTCGCACCCATTCTGTACATTCTTGAGTACGATACGCTCGACCAGGCGATCGCCTGGCACAACTCGGTTCCCCAAGGGCTGTCTTCCGCCATTTTCACCAACAGCCTCATCTCCGCGGAGACGTTCCTGTCTGCCCGGGGTAGCGACTGCGGCATTGCCAACGTCAACATCGGCACCAGCGGGGCCGAGATCGGCGGAGCGTTCGGCGGCGAGAAGGAAACCGGCGGCGGGCGGGAGGCTGGCAGCGACTCGTGGAAGGCCTACATGCGGCGCCAGACCGTGACCATCAACTGGTCGAAGGACTTGCCGCTGGCCCAAGGGATCGAGTTCGAGGTCTGAGAGAAAGTCGTTCCCCGCGGCACTAGTTCAGTACTATGCCGCGTATCGTCGTTTGCCTATTCCTACTCTTGACCGCGCTGGACGCGCAGGAGCCGGCGCGGGTTCAACCGGAAACGGAACGGCTGGAGAGCCTGATTCAGGAACTCACGGCGATGAAGGTCCAGGTGGCCGCGCTGGAGTCCCGCATCGATCTGATTCTGCGAAGTCTGAGCGAGCAGAAAGGCGCGCTCCAAAGCAAGCCCCCGGCGTACAACGCATTGCGGAATATCGAAGCCGATACGGCGGCCGACGCCAAGCCGCCGGCCATCCGGTGCGCGGCGCTGACGGCGTCTGGCAAGCGGTGCACGCGAGCCGCGACGGACGGATCAAAGTACTG is a genomic window containing:
- a CDS encoding prolyl oligopeptidase family serine peptidase, with amino-acid sequence MRRLPILFLALSPILLRAEINYQKPPQAILDVMHAPAAPVPSISPTKTHILLIQRQLYPSISVLAAPVHRIAGLRINPANNGPHAPLMTATGLVLKKIDGGAEVKIVTPTGARLDTPVWSPDGKHFAVTNSTPTSIELYVGSIASPALRKIPGVILNDTIGEPVVWFSSSTELLVRMVPSARGPAPKAPAAPAGPNVQESSGQAGPVRTYQDMLKSPYDEQLFDYYCTSQLASVDVATGRVARIGTPGIFASATPSPDGKHLLVARVHKPYSYLHAYRSFPQETEVWDRTGHAAYHVFSHPLEDRVPIEGVPTGRRNIGWRPTEGATLLWWEALDGGDPKAKAPYRDKLMMLRAPFTGQPTEVFKTQHRARGLLFGETGGLALVSDYDRDRRWLQMFRIYLDDPSAQAKLVSSRNAQDRYKDPGQPLMKRLPTGGMVLQQSGDYVFLAGTGATPQGDRPFLDRLNLRTWATEHLFRAGDQGYESVVGLLNSDGTRFLTSYETPTTPPNLYIRQQGSDTRTAVTSFEDPTPILRKIKRQLVTYKRDDGVQLSFTLFLPPDYQPGTRLPTIIWAYPLEYNDADTAGQVGGSTQRFVQMRGISQLFLLLGGYAILNDATIPIVGDPETVNNTYLEQLVAGAKAAIDKAVEMGVTDRNRVGVGGHSYGAFMTANLLAHSNLFRAGVARSGAYNRTLTPFGFQSERRTFWQARDTYMKMSPFTYADQIKTPILLIHGEADNNPGTFPINSERLYQAIRGHGGTVRLVMLPFESHGYAARESSEHTVWEMLTWFDKYVKNAPAQASSR
- a CDS encoding aldehyde dehydrogenase family protein — its product is MSVEAILKRLGIQPLNSGACGARWIESPGGGELSSLNPATGTPIASVAMASAADYDSVMDDAAAVFERWRLLPAPKRGEIVRLIGEELRLHKDDLGALVSLEMGKILAEGKGEVQEMIDIADFAVGLSRQLYGLTMHSERPGHRMYEQWHPLGVVGVISAFNFPVAVWSWNALIAAVCGDCVLWKPSSETPLTAIAVQHICNRVLERTGWQGVFSLVIGRGSTVGEKMLSDRRVPLVSATGSCQMGYRVAEVVGRRLARTILELGGNNGIIVTEDANLDLALRAVLFGAVGTAGQRCTTIRRLFLHKSIAAPFVERLKAAYAQVRIGDPLDTHTLMGPLVNQSAVNEMLDGLERAKAQGAEVLYGGAAVVQNGGYFVQPTLVKASAFMPIVSEEIFAPILYILEYDTLDQAIAWHNSVPQGLSSAIFTNSLISAETFLSARGSDCGIANVNIGTSGAEIGGAFGGEKETGGGREAGSDSWKAYMRRQTVTINWSKDLPLAQGIEFEV